In Musa acuminata AAA Group cultivar baxijiao chromosome BXJ2-10, Cavendish_Baxijiao_AAA, whole genome shotgun sequence, a genomic segment contains:
- the LOC135625965 gene encoding magnesium transporter MRS2-1-like has protein sequence MAELRERLLPRKPSVAAVPLPSTAARESPPCCRPLFQGVDFSELKKRGQSLRSWIRVDAATGGSQVIEVDKFTMMRRCDLPARDLRLLDPVFIYPSTILGRERAIVVNLEKIRCIITADEVLLLNSFDGYVLQYVVELQRRLAAGSRDALDGGTPSPDYLPFEFRALEVALEAACTFLDAQASDLEIEAYPLLDELTSKISTLNLERVRRLKSRLVALTRRVQKARDEIEQLMDDDGDMAEMYLTEKKMHMDSSLDGDQSLHGSSSAGDGVSVSSPVSPVSPPESRKLEKTLSLSRSRFESTKCSDSTTENIEELEMLLEAYFVVIDSTLNKLTSLKEYIDDTEDFINIQLDNVRNQLIQFELLLTTATFVVTILGVVAGIFGMNFEIALFKAPSAFQWVLMITGVSSVIIFSLFLYYFKYRRLMPL, from the exons ATGGCGGAGCTCAGAGAACGGCTCCTCCCACGAAAGCCCTCCGTCGCCGCTGTCCCGCTCCCCTCGACAGCCGCCCGCGAGTCCCCCCCCTGCTGCCGCCCCCTCTTCCAAGGTGTCGACTTTTCCGAGCTCAAGAAGCGGGGGCAGAGCCTCCGCTCGTGGATCCGCGTCGACGCAGCCACGGGCGGATCGCAGGTGATCGAGGTCGATAAGTTCACCATGATGCGGCGCTGCGACCTCCCCGCCCGTGACCTTCGCCTCCTCGACCCCGTATTCATCTACCCGTCCACCATCCTCGGCCGGGAGCGGGCGATCGTCGTCAACCTCGAGAAGATCCGATGCATCATCACCGCCGACGAGGTGCTCCTCCTCAACTCCTTCGACGGCTACGTCCTGCAGTACGTTGTTGAGTTGCAGCGCCGCCTCGCTGCCGGCTCGAGAGACGCCCTCGACGGCGGCACGCCATCGCCTGATTACCTGCCGTTCGAGTTTCGAGCCCTCGAGGTCGCGCTCGAGGCCGCCTGCACCTTCCTGGACGCTCAG GCTTCGGATCTAGAAATAGAGGCATACCCCTTGTTAGATGAATTAACCTCAAAGATCAGTACTCTTAACTTGGAACGGGTGCGTCGCCTAAAAAGCAGGCTTGTCGCTTTGACTCGGAGAGTTCAAAAG GCTAGAGATGAAATTGAGCAATTGATGGATGATGATGGTGACATGGCCGAAATGTATCTCACAGAGAAGAAAATGCATATGGATTCATCACTTGATGGTGATCAATCTTTACATGGGTCCAGTTCTGCTGGGGATGGAGTATCAGTTTCTTCTCCAGTTTCACCTGTTTCACCACCAGAATCTAGGAAGCTCGAGAAGACCTTAAGCCTTTCGAGGAGCAGATTTGAGAGTACAAAATGTTCTGACAGCACTACCGAGAACATAGAGGAGTTGGAAATGTTGTTAGAGGCTTACTTTGTGGTCATTGATAGCACCCTGAATAAGCTGACTTCA CTGAAGGAGTATATTGATGACACAGAGGATTTCATCAACATCCAGCTG GATAATGTCCGGAATCAATTGATCCAGTTTGAGTTGCTACTAACGACAGCGACGTTTGTTGTTACCATATTGGGGGTTGTTGCAGGAATATTTGGCATGAACTTTGAGATAGCCTTATTTAAAGCCCCATCAGCATTCCAGTGGGTGCTAATGATCACTGGAGTAAGCAGTGTAATCATTTTCTCTTTGTTCCTGTATTATTTCAAGTATAGAAGATTAATGCCCTTATAA